One Alicyclobacillus vulcanalis genomic region harbors:
- a CDS encoding FAD-binding oxidoreductase, protein MTIPWETLKQQLGDKLRFGESIRNAHAKDESYHEPHVPDAVAYPEETEDVVALAQFAHEHRIPLVAYGAGSGLEGQAIPVRGGISVDFSRMNRILEVRPDDFLVCVEPGVTRQQLNDALRPYGLMFPVDPGANASLGGMAATNASGTTAVRYGPMKANVRKLEVVLADGRVVEIGTLAAKSSSGYNLVELFVGSEGTLGLFTKLWLRVYGVPEATLAASAEFQTVGEAVNAVCMLIGSGLQLTRCELVTKPYIEIINRQFDTDYAPAPTLFLELSGSQAAVQADMATVEDLLRDAGAVRVATVMDERARQKLWHARHNAAYALMRTYPGLSHLSTDVCVPMSKLPEAVDVAEMWIERLGIRGGIVGHVGDGNFHVSLMVNPSDPDDLGRAYELSHHLVEYAISVGGTCTGEHGVGLGKMKYQKKEHGEALTLMQDIKRLLDPDDLLNPGKLVDGIA, encoded by the coding sequence ATGACCATTCCATGGGAAACGTTGAAACAACAGCTCGGCGACAAGCTCCGTTTCGGCGAGAGCATCCGCAACGCCCACGCCAAGGACGAATCGTATCACGAGCCACATGTCCCGGACGCCGTGGCCTATCCTGAGGAAACCGAAGACGTCGTGGCGCTCGCGCAGTTCGCGCACGAGCACCGCATTCCGCTTGTCGCCTACGGGGCCGGTTCAGGCCTTGAGGGCCAGGCCATTCCCGTGCGAGGCGGCATCTCCGTCGATTTCTCGCGCATGAATCGGATCCTCGAGGTCCGGCCCGACGACTTCCTCGTCTGTGTCGAACCCGGGGTTACGCGCCAGCAGTTGAACGATGCGCTGCGGCCCTACGGTTTGATGTTTCCTGTCGATCCCGGCGCCAACGCCTCGCTCGGCGGCATGGCGGCCACGAACGCCAGCGGGACCACGGCGGTCAGGTACGGCCCGATGAAAGCGAACGTGCGTAAACTCGAGGTGGTGCTCGCGGACGGGCGCGTGGTCGAGATCGGCACCCTCGCGGCCAAATCGAGCTCGGGCTACAATCTCGTGGAACTATTTGTCGGCTCAGAGGGCACGCTTGGGCTATTTACGAAGCTGTGGCTGCGCGTCTACGGCGTTCCCGAAGCGACGCTCGCCGCGTCGGCTGAGTTTCAGACCGTCGGCGAGGCCGTGAACGCCGTGTGTATGCTCATCGGAAGCGGACTCCAGCTCACGCGATGCGAACTCGTGACCAAGCCCTACATCGAGATCATCAACCGCCAATTTGACACCGACTACGCGCCCGCGCCCACGCTCTTCTTGGAACTGTCGGGATCGCAGGCGGCGGTCCAGGCCGACATGGCGACGGTCGAGGACTTGTTGCGCGACGCGGGGGCGGTGCGCGTGGCGACGGTGATGGACGAGCGCGCTCGGCAAAAGCTCTGGCATGCGCGCCACAATGCGGCGTATGCGCTCATGCGCACCTATCCAGGCCTGTCGCATCTTTCGACCGACGTGTGCGTGCCCATGTCGAAGCTGCCCGAAGCCGTCGATGTGGCGGAAATGTGGATCGAGCGGCTCGGCATTCGCGGCGGGATCGTCGGTCACGTCGGAGATGGCAACTTCCATGTGAGCCTCATGGTGAATCCCAGCGACCCGGACGATCTCGGCCGCGCCTACGAGCTCTCCCACCATCTCGTCGAATACGCGATCTCCGTCGGCGGCACGTGCACGGGCGAACACGGCGTGGGTCTTGGCAAGATGAAGTATCAGAAAAAGGAGCACGGGGAGGCGCTGACCCTGATGCAGGATATCAAGCGCCTCTTGGACCCGGACGATCTGCTGAATCCCGGGAAGCTGGTGGACGGGATCGCGTGA
- a CDS encoding sigma 54-interacting transcriptional regulator — protein MQPDEFHTSTPRPEHILRTVLHMVDDAVTVVDRDGRVVAWNRAAEVLYNIPADEIVGRPITEFFALESLAVHSVLTTGASITHAYHRPRPDVHVLISAAPVYDDAGDVAGAIAVERDMTVIVRMSEENARQLGEADGDLLRTQTVDRALNTLLALARPGHALLVGPRGTGKRAIAEASHRHLELDGPFLAVRAEPRAAALMDVAIFGADGSLVLSPDARRQGWLERAAGGTVLIQDAHLLPRAVQTKLAAAVEEGRFHPLGGVGPLPLACRVMASAPSPESVDPALVRALPIVELPAIAQRRSESLALFRFWVSRWAKERGGIPPGISEEAAGLIQAYAWPGNIREIVQAARMAVSLAHGDIAPAHLPEALRSLHLKPARRRVSLADQSKALERARILEALEEAQGNKSRAAQLLGISRAALYYKLKQLGVDDVTRSRPPASRDSADRPGPRGA, from the coding sequence ATGCAACCCGACGAGTTCCATACCTCCACCCCCCGGCCCGAGCACATTCTCCGAACCGTGCTCCACATGGTGGATGACGCGGTCACCGTCGTCGATCGCGACGGGCGCGTCGTGGCCTGGAACCGAGCGGCTGAGGTGCTGTACAACATCCCAGCGGACGAGATTGTCGGCCGCCCCATCACCGAGTTTTTCGCCCTGGAGTCTCTGGCCGTGCACAGCGTCCTCACGACCGGCGCCTCCATCACGCACGCCTATCATCGCCCGCGCCCGGACGTGCACGTCCTCATCTCGGCAGCGCCGGTGTACGACGACGCAGGGGATGTGGCAGGCGCCATCGCCGTCGAGCGGGACATGACGGTGATCGTGCGCATGAGCGAAGAAAACGCGCGCCAGCTGGGCGAGGCGGACGGCGACCTCCTGCGGACGCAGACGGTCGATCGCGCCCTGAACACCCTCCTAGCCCTCGCCAGGCCGGGTCACGCGCTCTTGGTGGGGCCGCGCGGCACGGGCAAGCGCGCGATCGCCGAGGCGTCACACCGCCATCTCGAGCTCGACGGCCCTTTTCTCGCGGTGCGCGCCGAACCCCGCGCAGCGGCGCTCATGGACGTCGCCATCTTCGGCGCGGACGGATCGCTCGTCCTCTCCCCCGACGCGCGCCGGCAAGGGTGGCTCGAACGGGCTGCGGGCGGAACCGTGTTGATTCAGGACGCGCACCTGTTGCCAAGGGCGGTGCAAACCAAGCTCGCCGCAGCCGTGGAAGAAGGCCGTTTTCACCCGCTCGGCGGAGTTGGTCCGCTTCCGCTCGCCTGTCGGGTGATGGCGAGCGCGCCGAGTCCGGAATCCGTCGATCCCGCCCTCGTCCGCGCGTTGCCGATCGTCGAGCTGCCTGCCATCGCACAGCGCCGAAGTGAGAGTCTGGCCCTGTTCCGGTTCTGGGTCTCGCGCTGGGCCAAGGAGCGCGGTGGCATTCCGCCTGGCATTTCGGAGGAAGCTGCGGGGCTCATTCAGGCCTATGCGTGGCCGGGGAATATCCGGGAGATTGTGCAAGCCGCGCGAATGGCCGTGTCCCTCGCGCACGGGGACATCGCGCCAGCGCACCTGCCCGAGGCTCTGCGCAGTCTGCACCTCAAACCGGCTCGCCGGCGCGTATCTCTCGCCGATCAATCCAAAGCGCTGGAGCGCGCTCGAATCCTCGAGGCGCTCGAGGAGGCTCAAGGCAACAAATCTCGCGCCGCACAGCTTCTCGGCATCTCGCGTGCGGCGCTCTACTACAAGCTCAAGCAGCTCGGCGTGGACGATGTCACGCGATCCCGTCCACCAGCTTCCCGGGATTCAGCAGATCGTCCGGGTCCAAGAGGCGCTTGA
- a CDS encoding NAD(P)/FAD-dependent oxidoreductase gives MVNVCSPQRDLVIVGGGPAGLFAAFYAGLRDIRATLVEAEAQLGGKLRFYQEQVIWDLGGHLPAKGQDLLQQLVCQAQLFSPEILPQCTVKRVSRCPAGHFVVETQDHRTLVARSVLLATGSGLLRPRALSLPSGDVERAVNLHYTLSSPSRFRDRTVLVWGERETAVAWAHTLAPICRRVVLLPGRGACAHVDRGTAELTKRGVAVYEDAVLRDVIWNRTCSCRIEAVVIERGQESFRDVLRIDDVLVCQEFAHPDGPAVETDPPLAVDPDGRMVVSTEGETSVPGLFACGDAIDKPGKLPLLLGAFHDAAQSVNQIATYLAASAKRPSRAPLREASAVRRAEWLWGARSPRPSR, from the coding sequence GTGGTAAACGTATGTTCACCGCAGCGAGACCTCGTCATTGTGGGTGGGGGCCCGGCGGGGCTCTTCGCCGCTTTCTATGCGGGCCTTCGCGACATCCGGGCGACCCTTGTCGAAGCTGAAGCGCAACTCGGAGGCAAGCTCCGTTTCTATCAGGAACAAGTCATCTGGGACCTGGGCGGACACCTGCCCGCGAAGGGGCAAGACCTCCTGCAGCAGCTGGTGTGCCAGGCACAGCTGTTCTCGCCTGAAATCCTTCCGCAGTGCACCGTCAAGCGCGTATCCCGCTGCCCTGCAGGACATTTCGTCGTCGAGACCCAAGACCACCGAACGCTCGTGGCCCGATCCGTCCTGTTGGCCACAGGCAGCGGGCTCCTCCGCCCCCGTGCCCTCAGCCTTCCAAGTGGCGACGTCGAACGAGCCGTCAACCTACACTATACCCTCTCGTCCCCGTCCAGGTTTCGAGACCGCACCGTCCTCGTTTGGGGAGAACGTGAGACCGCCGTCGCCTGGGCGCATACCCTTGCGCCCATCTGCAGGCGCGTGGTCCTTCTGCCAGGACGCGGTGCCTGTGCGCATGTCGACCGGGGTACCGCGGAACTGACGAAGCGGGGCGTCGCGGTCTATGAAGATGCGGTCCTCCGCGACGTGATATGGAACCGCACGTGCAGCTGTCGCATTGAGGCGGTGGTCATCGAGCGCGGGCAGGAATCATTCCGCGACGTCCTGCGCATCGACGACGTCCTCGTGTGCCAGGAATTCGCCCATCCCGACGGGCCAGCGGTGGAGACCGATCCGCCGCTTGCCGTGGACCCTGACGGGCGGATGGTCGTGAGCACAGAGGGTGAAACCTCGGTGCCTGGGTTGTTCGCGTGTGGAGATGCCATCGACAAGCCGGGCAAACTGCCCCTGCTGCTCGGCGCCTTTCACGACGCGGCACAGTCCGTCAACCAGATCGCCACGTACCTCGCCGCTTCCGCGAAGCGCCCCTCCCGGGCGCCACTTCGCGAAGCAAGCGCGGTGAGACGTGCCGAGTGGCTATGGGGCGCTCGTTCGCCCCGCCCCAGCCGATGA
- a CDS encoding L-lactate permease gives MFHQLLTPIGHSTALSFLVGIIPIVIVLVLLGVVRAPAWIAALCGLVAGLIEAVAGWQMPFHLALDSVAEGMVFALWPIMWIVWNAMWLYNLSQRTGAFAQFRDWMYRYATEDRRIQLLIIAFSFGALMEGISGFGTPVAIASALLVGLGFPVLEAVTYALIFDTAPVAFGALGVPIVTLGSVTNLNVSALSSMVGRQLPIFAFLLPFYVIVVMGGWKALKGAWPVALVGGLSYALTQFAVANYLGPALPDVLAALVSLVCIVLFTRVWRPKDTDQFRSFAHTGAYREMAAASEAPAGRLWRGWVPWLTVTGVVIVWTFLKVADHGAQKVHWPGLDKQVYLTLYHKPYEAVWAFQPLATGTAILVAVILTALFLRAGWKTFWLAAADTWKQLTFPILTVMFILGLAYLYNYSGMAYTLGVAVAALGSWFPFFSGFLGWIACFLSGSDTSSNALFGNLQVVAANRLHLNPVLMAATNSSGAVMSKMISPQNVTTGVSTGELRGKEGLVIRRTFWHSIILTVILGILVVLQAHAWSGMVPHP, from the coding sequence ATGTTTCATCAACTCTTGACGCCCATCGGGCATTCCACGGCCCTATCGTTTCTCGTAGGCATCATCCCCATCGTCATTGTGCTGGTGTTGCTCGGCGTCGTGCGCGCGCCGGCATGGATCGCGGCGCTGTGTGGGCTGGTTGCCGGTCTCATCGAGGCCGTGGCTGGCTGGCAGATGCCGTTTCACCTCGCGCTGGACTCGGTCGCGGAGGGCATGGTGTTCGCGCTGTGGCCCATCATGTGGATTGTTTGGAACGCCATGTGGCTTTACAACTTGAGCCAGCGAACGGGGGCTTTTGCGCAGTTCCGCGACTGGATGTACCGTTACGCGACAGAGGACAGGCGCATTCAGCTTCTCATCATCGCCTTCAGCTTTGGCGCGCTGATGGAGGGCATTTCCGGCTTCGGCACACCGGTGGCCATCGCCTCCGCGCTCCTCGTGGGGCTCGGGTTCCCTGTGCTCGAAGCTGTCACGTACGCGCTCATCTTTGATACCGCGCCCGTGGCGTTTGGCGCCCTCGGCGTCCCCATCGTCACACTCGGGTCTGTGACCAACCTCAATGTAAGCGCTTTATCTTCGATGGTGGGGCGCCAGTTGCCCATTTTCGCGTTTCTTCTTCCGTTTTACGTCATCGTCGTCATGGGCGGTTGGAAGGCGCTCAAGGGAGCGTGGCCCGTCGCGCTGGTGGGCGGACTCTCCTATGCCCTGACGCAGTTTGCGGTGGCCAACTACCTCGGTCCCGCGCTGCCCGACGTCTTGGCGGCGCTCGTGTCGCTCGTGTGCATCGTGCTGTTCACCCGCGTGTGGCGCCCGAAAGATACGGACCAGTTTCGCTCGTTCGCGCACACGGGCGCCTATCGCGAAATGGCGGCCGCGTCCGAGGCGCCTGCCGGCCGGCTGTGGCGCGGCTGGGTGCCTTGGCTCACCGTGACGGGCGTCGTGATCGTATGGACGTTCCTGAAGGTGGCCGATCACGGCGCGCAAAAGGTGCACTGGCCCGGCCTCGACAAGCAGGTCTATCTGACGCTGTACCACAAGCCGTATGAGGCCGTCTGGGCGTTCCAGCCGCTCGCCACGGGCACAGCCATCCTGGTCGCCGTCATTCTGACCGCGCTCTTTTTGCGCGCGGGCTGGAAGACGTTCTGGCTTGCGGCGGCCGACACGTGGAAACAACTCACCTTCCCCATTCTCACGGTCATGTTCATCCTCGGTCTCGCCTACTTGTACAACTACTCCGGGATGGCGTACACGCTCGGCGTGGCGGTGGCCGCTTTGGGAAGCTGGTTCCCATTCTTCTCCGGATTCCTCGGCTGGATCGCGTGCTTTTTGTCGGGATCGGACACCTCGTCCAACGCGCTCTTCGGAAACCTGCAGGTGGTGGCGGCCAATCGGCTTCACCTCAATCCCGTCCTGATGGCCGCGACCAACTCGTCGGGCGCCGTGATGAGCAAAATGATTTCGCCGCAAAACGTCACGACCGGCGTCTCGACGGGGGAGTTGCGCGGCAAGGAGGGGCTTGTCATTCGGCGAACGTTCTGGCACAGCATCATCCTCACGGTCATCCTCGGCATCCTCGTGGTGCTCCAGGCGCACGCGTGGAGCGGCATGGTTCCGCACCCGTGA
- a CDS encoding alpha/beta hydrolase translates to MGETWALAAPDGVTIYGRTWVPETRGEPRLCVQLAHGMAEHIGRYDDFARYLAARGCAVYGHDHRGHGQTGEAMGILGHFGDRDGFQRVIDDMAQVTSRIEAEHPGVPIVLLGHSMGSWLSLAYMEQHGRRLAGAVLSGAGFVGQMELAAGLYLAKREAARVGARSPSERLYQMTFGNFNKPFAPNRTPLDWLSRDDAVVDAYMADPKCGQMHTCGFFIDYFSGVKELQRPENLRRIPSDLPVLIVAGSRDPVGKMGKGVERLAKALAAAGVRDVTVKLYPGARHEVLNETNRAEVYQDVWRFMETVLRRA, encoded by the coding sequence ATGGGGGAGACTTGGGCGCTTGCGGCGCCGGACGGCGTCACGATTTACGGGCGCACGTGGGTGCCTGAAACTCGGGGTGAGCCGCGCCTCTGCGTACAGCTGGCACACGGCATGGCGGAGCACATCGGCCGCTACGACGATTTCGCGCGCTACCTCGCCGCGCGCGGCTGTGCCGTGTACGGGCACGATCACCGCGGACACGGGCAGACGGGCGAGGCCATGGGGATTCTCGGCCATTTTGGCGATCGCGACGGATTTCAGCGCGTGATCGACGACATGGCGCAGGTGACGTCGCGCATCGAGGCGGAGCATCCGGGCGTGCCGATTGTGCTTTTGGGCCACAGCATGGGTTCGTGGCTGTCGCTCGCGTACATGGAGCAGCACGGGCGGCGGCTTGCGGGTGCGGTGCTCTCCGGCGCGGGCTTCGTGGGCCAGATGGAGCTTGCGGCCGGGCTGTATCTCGCCAAGCGGGAGGCCGCCCGGGTGGGGGCGAGATCGCCCAGTGAGCGGCTGTACCAGATGACCTTTGGCAACTTTAACAAGCCGTTTGCGCCCAATCGCACGCCGCTCGACTGGCTGTCGCGCGACGACGCGGTGGTCGACGCCTACATGGCGGACCCGAAGTGCGGACAGATGCACACGTGCGGCTTTTTTATCGATTACTTCTCAGGCGTCAAGGAGTTGCAGCGCCCCGAGAATCTCCGCCGCATCCCCAGTGATCTGCCGGTCCTCATTGTCGCAGGTTCGCGAGATCCGGTCGGCAAGATGGGGAAGGGCGTGGAGCGGCTGGCGAAGGCGCTTGCGGCAGCCGGCGTGCGCGACGTGACGGTCAAGCTGTACCCGGGCGCGAGACACGAGGTGCTCAACGAGACCAACCGCGCCGAGGTGTATCAGGACGTCTGGCGCTTTATGGAGACTGTGTTACGTCGAGCGTGA
- a CDS encoding amino acid permease, with protein MGSKVEAKFGQERASLRQGLRMRHMTMISLGGVIGAGLFVGSGAVIQSAGPAAVASYARAGCLVILIMRMLGEMATARPAVGSFAEYGRMALGEWAGFLIGWLYWYFWVIVVAVEATAGALTLHNWLLPGVPLWVLSLVLLLLLTLSNLLSVRSYGEFEYWFAFIKVAAIVVFIVLAGLFVLGLWPGAHLNFSNLVSHGGFAPRGVGALFADVTTLIFSFFGSEIVTIAAAESKEPAKAVARATNSVIWRVLVFYVLSIFLIVTMIPWNDSKALTSPYVSALSMLHIPGVAAAMNIVVITAVLSCLNSGLYTASRMLFALAYQGNAPKGLLQTNRRGVPARAILFCTIVGYLSIIMDYVSPQHVFLFLLNSSGAVGLFIYLLIACSELAMRRRMEREGEELKVRMWLFPFLTYVCIAAMTAVIVAMAFQPGDLSQLVLSLVSVAVLLVLYGVKRWYQANTNRAA; from the coding sequence ATGGGATCGAAGGTGGAAGCGAAGTTTGGGCAGGAGCGGGCCTCGCTTCGCCAAGGGCTCCGCATGCGCCATATGACCATGATCTCGCTCGGCGGCGTGATCGGCGCCGGCCTGTTCGTCGGGAGCGGCGCGGTGATCCAGTCCGCGGGACCGGCAGCGGTGGCTTCGTACGCGCGCGCGGGGTGTCTGGTCATCCTCATTATGCGCATGCTGGGGGAAATGGCGACCGCCAGACCCGCCGTCGGGTCCTTTGCCGAGTACGGGCGTATGGCGCTCGGCGAGTGGGCGGGATTTCTGATTGGATGGCTGTACTGGTATTTCTGGGTCATCGTCGTCGCTGTGGAGGCAACCGCCGGCGCGTTGACGCTGCACAACTGGCTGTTGCCCGGTGTGCCGCTCTGGGTGCTTTCCCTCGTTCTGCTTTTGCTTCTCACGCTGTCGAACCTGTTGTCCGTGCGATCCTACGGCGAATTTGAGTATTGGTTTGCTTTCATTAAAGTCGCCGCGATCGTCGTGTTCATTGTTTTGGCGGGCCTGTTTGTGCTCGGGCTTTGGCCGGGCGCGCATCTGAACTTCTCCAATCTCGTGTCACATGGCGGATTTGCTCCGCGAGGCGTCGGGGCATTGTTTGCAGACGTGACCACGCTCATCTTCTCTTTCTTTGGTTCGGAAATTGTCACCATTGCCGCGGCTGAGTCCAAGGAACCCGCGAAGGCCGTGGCGCGCGCGACGAACTCGGTCATCTGGCGAGTGCTGGTCTTTTACGTCCTGTCCATTTTCCTTATCGTTACCATGATACCGTGGAACGACAGCAAGGCTCTCACGAGTCCTTACGTGAGTGCACTCAGCATGCTGCATATTCCGGGCGTAGCGGCGGCCATGAACATCGTCGTGATCACGGCCGTATTGTCCTGCTTGAATTCGGGACTCTACACGGCTTCGCGCATGCTGTTCGCGCTCGCTTACCAGGGCAATGCGCCGAAGGGGTTGCTGCAAACCAATCGCCGCGGTGTGCCCGCTCGGGCAATCCTGTTTTGCACCATCGTCGGCTACCTGTCCATCATTATGGACTACGTGTCGCCGCAGCACGTGTTTCTGTTTCTGCTGAACTCGTCCGGTGCCGTTGGGCTCTTCATCTACCTGCTCATTGCGTGTTCGGAGCTGGCGATGCGGCGGCGGATGGAGCGCGAGGGTGAGGAACTGAAGGTGCGCATGTGGTTGTTCCCCTTCTTGACGTACGTGTGCATCGCGGCCATGACCGCCGTCATTGTGGCCATGGCCTTTCAACCGGGTGATTTGTCGCAGCTCGTGCTGAGCCTGGTCAGCGTCGCGGTGCTCTTGGTGTTGTACGGCGTGAAGCGGTGGTATCAGGCAAACACGAACCGCGCGGCGTGA
- a CDS encoding MFS transporter, translated as MSTAYAPSPQEAKPKAPVRALVSIALAWAFDAMDFSILTFVILDIMKDYHVALTLAASVSSATTFARLGGGFLGGLLSDAKGRKFSLIFSIFWFSVFECLTGFSLGFTLLMLVRILYGLGMGSMYASGTPMLMEMIPSRWRGFASGLLQSGFSFGYIFAAIVYRLWYSHLGWHALFFIACIPAVLVALFIAFALPESDRWREARAKEQQAIPVQELFKRGRAWNTVHAAIVAIIAFSVTYPINTFYATLLKQAGHFSPATVANTIIILNVAGIFGNVLGGLVSDWIGRKWTLILSAVGTALTSAVFLHIQSATYRDVFTFLIGFFSIGGVWSVIPTYLAEHFPTSVRSTGQGTTYHIGAALGGAVVPLIVSSIAPSVGGLAHSMTYSVAIASLLVIVVALLWRESKGESLE; from the coding sequence GTGTCGACAGCGTACGCCCCTTCGCCTCAAGAAGCCAAGCCCAAAGCGCCCGTCCGCGCCCTCGTCTCCATCGCCTTGGCCTGGGCCTTCGATGCCATGGACTTTTCTATCCTGACCTTCGTCATCTTGGACATCATGAAGGACTACCACGTCGCCTTGACGCTCGCGGCGTCGGTGTCGTCCGCCACGACGTTTGCCCGCCTTGGCGGCGGCTTCCTCGGTGGACTGCTGAGCGATGCGAAGGGCCGCAAGTTCAGCCTCATCTTTTCGATCTTCTGGTTCAGCGTGTTCGAATGCCTGACCGGATTCTCACTCGGCTTTACGCTGCTCATGCTGGTCCGCATCCTGTACGGACTCGGCATGGGTTCCATGTACGCAAGTGGGACGCCGATGCTGATGGAGATGATCCCGTCGCGCTGGCGGGGATTCGCTTCCGGGCTTCTGCAGTCCGGCTTCTCCTTCGGCTACATCTTCGCCGCTATCGTGTACCGGCTTTGGTACAGCCATTTGGGTTGGCACGCGCTGTTTTTCATCGCCTGCATCCCCGCCGTGCTCGTGGCCCTCTTTATCGCGTTTGCGCTGCCCGAGTCGGATCGTTGGCGAGAAGCGCGCGCCAAGGAGCAGCAGGCCATTCCCGTGCAGGAGCTCTTCAAACGGGGCCGCGCTTGGAACACCGTGCACGCCGCCATCGTCGCCATCATCGCGTTCAGCGTCACCTATCCCATCAACACGTTCTACGCCACGCTTCTTAAGCAGGCAGGCCACTTTTCGCCCGCAACGGTGGCCAACACCATCATCATCCTGAATGTGGCAGGCATCTTCGGCAATGTGCTCGGCGGCCTCGTCTCTGACTGGATCGGCCGCAAGTGGACGCTCATTCTGTCCGCCGTGGGCACGGCGCTGACCTCCGCCGTGTTCCTGCACATTCAGAGCGCGACCTACCGCGATGTGTTCACCTTCCTCATCGGCTTCTTCTCCATCGGTGGTGTCTGGTCGGTCATCCCCACCTACCTGGCCGAGCACTTCCCGACGTCCGTTCGGTCCACGGGACAAGGCACCACGTATCACATCGGGGCCGCGCTGGGTGGGGCTGTGGTGCCGCTCATCGTCTCGTCGATCGCGCCCTCTGTCGGCGGCCTCGCACATTCGATGACGTATTCGGTGGCGATTGCCTCCCTGCTCGTCATCGTGGTGGCGCTCCTGTGGAGAGAGTCCAAGGGCGAATCCCTCGAATAA
- a CDS encoding proline dehydrogenase family protein, with the protein MEQLMRNTLLKLSRSRRAEHLARRFGFRLGAGRFVPGESLEDAVRAVEELHRRGLAATLDHLGEFVDRPEEARQAADFCVRTLERFAGLPYDLYLSVKLTQLGLDIDEGLCMENMHRIVARARDTGRFVRIDMEDYAHNEVTLTIYRKLLAEFGTEHIGTVIQAYLYKSADDIRALAPLRPNLRLVKGAYKESPSVAYPEKRDVDENYKRVIDLQLQSGGRTAVATHDEAIIAWVKERVRELNIPQARWEFQMLYGIRPQLQESLAREGYKVRVYVPFGEDWYGYFMRRLAERPANVGFVLKSLVKS; encoded by the coding sequence ATGGAACAATTGATGCGCAACACGCTGCTGAAGCTGTCCCGAAGCCGCCGCGCAGAACACCTGGCACGGCGGTTCGGCTTTCGGCTGGGCGCTGGCCGGTTTGTGCCGGGCGAATCGCTGGAGGACGCGGTGCGCGCTGTAGAAGAGCTCCATCGGCGCGGACTTGCAGCGACGCTGGATCACCTGGGCGAGTTCGTCGATCGTCCCGAAGAGGCGAGGCAGGCTGCGGACTTTTGCGTGCGCACGCTCGAGCGCTTTGCCGGCCTGCCGTACGATTTGTATTTGTCGGTCAAACTGACGCAGTTGGGCCTCGACATCGATGAGGGGCTGTGTATGGAGAACATGCACAGAATTGTCGCGCGGGCCCGCGATACGGGGCGCTTTGTCCGCATTGACATGGAAGACTATGCGCACAACGAGGTGACCCTGACCATCTATCGAAAGCTTCTCGCGGAGTTCGGCACTGAGCACATTGGCACGGTGATTCAGGCGTACCTGTACAAGAGCGCGGACGATATTCGAGCACTGGCTCCACTTCGGCCGAACCTGCGGTTGGTCAAGGGCGCCTATAAGGAATCGCCTTCCGTCGCCTATCCAGAGAAGCGCGATGTAGATGAGAACTACAAGCGGGTCATCGATTTGCAGCTGCAGTCAGGCGGCAGGACGGCTGTGGCCACGCATGACGAAGCCATCATCGCGTGGGTCAAAGAGCGCGTGCGCGAGCTCAACATCCCGCAGGCGCGATGGGAATTTCAAATGTTGTACGGGATTCGTCCCCAGCTCCAAGAATCCCTCGCGCGCGAGGGCTATAAGGTTCGCGTATACGTGCCGTTTGGTGAGGATTGGTACGGGTACTTTATGCGGCGTTTGGCCGAACGCCCAGCGAACGTCGGATTTGTGCTCAAGTCGCTCGTCAAGTCGTAA